A region from the Desulfitobacterium dehalogenans ATCC 51507 genome encodes:
- a CDS encoding MalY/PatB family protein, whose translation MAYNFDEYINRSGTESLKWDGFENRFPGLDAKGCIPMWVADTDFRVPQEVIDAIVTKAQFGIFGYPKAKGASFDNAVINWIYKRHDWQLMPEWIVPTAGIVPAVTYAIQALTDEGEGVLIQPPVYYPFKQTIELNKRKTIENPLRLNKETGQYGIDFEDLEMKLKDPNTKIFILCNPHNPVGRVWSVEDLTKIGELCLEYGVIIFSDEIHSDLVLKDNKHIPLGMQDPHINQNVITAYSPSKTFNLAGLQASAIILPNKEIRKKYLRQLDLNQVNGLNAFAGIALEAAYNYGEGYRREFLAHVESNIDYALDYVDKHLNGVRIIKPQGTYLVWFDFRGTGMSADEIDAFIIEKAKVAVDLGRWFGEEGAGFLRFNFACHRSILAKALEQIKDAL comes from the coding sequence ATGGCCTACAACTTTGATGAATACATCAATCGCTCCGGAACTGAAAGCCTCAAATGGGACGGTTTTGAGAATCGTTTTCCTGGCCTGGATGCCAAGGGCTGTATCCCAATGTGGGTTGCTGATACGGATTTTCGAGTTCCTCAAGAAGTGATTGACGCCATCGTAACGAAAGCCCAATTTGGCATCTTTGGTTATCCGAAAGCCAAGGGAGCGTCCTTCGATAATGCCGTAATAAATTGGATTTACAAGCGCCATGACTGGCAGCTTATGCCGGAGTGGATTGTCCCTACGGCTGGGATCGTTCCGGCAGTTACCTACGCCATTCAAGCTTTGACCGATGAAGGAGAGGGAGTTTTGATCCAACCGCCGGTCTATTATCCCTTCAAGCAAACCATAGAGTTAAATAAACGGAAAACCATAGAAAACCCTTTGCGTTTAAATAAAGAAACCGGCCAATATGGAATTGATTTTGAAGATTTGGAGATGAAGCTTAAAGATCCTAATACCAAGATATTTATCCTCTGTAATCCTCACAATCCCGTGGGCAGAGTTTGGTCTGTAGAGGATCTGACCAAAATAGGCGAACTATGCCTTGAGTACGGAGTTATAATATTCTCCGATGAGATCCACTCGGATCTTGTTTTAAAAGATAACAAGCATATTCCCCTGGGCATGCAGGATCCTCATATTAATCAGAATGTGATTACAGCCTATTCCCCGAGTAAAACATTTAATCTGGCGGGCCTGCAAGCCTCAGCCATCATTCTCCCCAATAAGGAGATACGCAAAAAATACCTCAGGCAATTGGACCTTAATCAAGTGAATGGCTTGAATGCTTTCGCTGGTATTGCCTTAGAAGCTGCCTACAATTATGGGGAAGGGTATCGGAGAGAATTCCTTGCTCATGTGGAGAGTAATATTGATTATGCTTTGGATTATGTGGATAAGCATCTGAACGGAGTTCGGATCATTAAACCCCAGGGGACCTATCTGGTCTGGTTTGACTTCCGTGGCACAGGCATGTCTGCTGATGAGATCGATGCCTTCATTATTGAAAAAGCTAAGGTTGCTGTGGACTTAGGCCGTTGGTTTGGAGAAGAGGGAGCCGGTTTCCTGCGTTTCAATTTTGCCTGTCACCGTTCCATATTGGCCAAAGCCCTTGAACAGATCAAAGACGCCCTTTAA
- the nrfD gene encoding NrfD/PsrC family molybdoenzyme membrane anchor subunit — protein sequence MALVTNTKKSTSINRWNIIFAALAALGGVCWGLQLTKGLQMTNLGVNTMWGLYIVGFMIFTGVAAGSLLFAAVPYLFKLDEFKPYTPIASYLGAVSSIVAASLFIVVDIGNPERAWLFVTSGNLTSPMFWDFLMLASYMVISIIFTRQLIQVKEGKKEEAGVKLIAWIAFAAGILVTVTSFVFCFQIARPLWNTPVQPLSFLAAALVAALSVLMILATLLNRSGYLQMPVNLLGKMGKAAAVLLCIELIIVVGEALIGLYPGGGEEYAAFSWLVFGKGAIGFWLELVALAAAILLLVKQGDAGKAGGIVAGAVIALIAIYLIKSNLLQAQLFNPLLTYAGPPVYGGTSGPYVPSLIEIGLSLGIVSLGALLMNLGLSKLKL from the coding sequence ATGGCACTTGTAACCAATACCAAGAAATCGACTTCAATAAATCGATGGAATATTATTTTCGCTGCCTTAGCTGCCCTGGGGGGCGTATGCTGGGGACTCCAGCTTACCAAAGGATTGCAGATGACTAACCTGGGCGTAAACACTATGTGGGGTCTTTATATCGTTGGCTTCATGATCTTCACGGGAGTTGCGGCGGGAAGTCTGCTCTTTGCTGCTGTGCCTTATCTGTTTAAACTGGATGAGTTTAAGCCGTATACCCCAATTGCTTCATACCTGGGGGCGGTGTCCAGTATCGTCGCCGCATCCCTCTTTATCGTCGTGGACATCGGAAATCCAGAGCGGGCCTGGCTCTTTGTCACCAGCGGGAACCTCACTTCCCCCATGTTTTGGGACTTTCTCATGCTGGCTTCCTATATGGTGATTTCAATAATCTTCACTCGTCAGCTCATTCAGGTTAAGGAAGGCAAGAAAGAGGAAGCCGGAGTTAAGCTCATCGCCTGGATCGCCTTCGCCGCAGGGATTCTGGTCACGGTAACCTCTTTTGTCTTCTGCTTCCAAATCGCTCGCCCTTTATGGAACACCCCGGTTCAACCCTTATCTTTTCTTGCTGCAGCTTTAGTAGCGGCTCTATCGGTACTGATGATCTTAGCCACTCTCTTAAATAGAAGCGGTTATTTGCAAATGCCGGTGAACTTATTGGGCAAAATGGGTAAAGCAGCTGCAGTGCTTTTGTGTATCGAACTTATCATTGTGGTAGGGGAGGCTCTCATTGGTCTCTACCCTGGCGGTGGAGAAGAGTATGCCGCCTTCAGCTGGCTGGTTTTCGGCAAGGGAGCCATAGGTTTCTGGCTAGAGTTAGTGGCTTTGGCGGCTGCCATCCTGCTTTTGGTCAAGCAAGGTGACGCAGGGAAAGCAGGCGGTATCGTTGCAGGAGCAGTCATTGCCTTAATCGCTATCTATCTGATCAAATCCAACCTGTTACAGGCCCAATTGTTCAATCCTCTGCTGACTTATGCCGGACCGCCGGTTTATGGGGGAACATCAGGACCTTATGTTCCTAGTTTGATCGAAATCGGATTGTCATTAGGTATTGTTTCCTTAGGGGCTCTGCTCATGAATTTGGGATTAAGTAAATTAAAGCTGTAA
- a CDS encoding 4Fe-4S dicluster domain-containing protein translates to MRYAMAIDLKRCVGCHTCSVACKMANNLPNEIWWNRILTVGGEAMDTAAGTFPNNTLEYLPVNCQHCDNPACVKACPVGATYKRKEDGLVIQDYDKCIGCRYCMVACPYSGVRQFNWKKPDYYVDFAIGDANITPHQYNTVSKCTFCVHRLAEGKRPACMELCIGRARYFGDLDDPESEVSKALQGRSYFHLLEEKGTKPNIYYLT, encoded by the coding sequence ATGCGTTATGCCATGGCAATCGATTTAAAACGCTGCGTAGGCTGTCATACCTGTTCCGTAGCATGTAAAATGGCCAACAATTTGCCCAACGAAATTTGGTGGAACCGGATCCTCACCGTGGGTGGGGAGGCTATGGATACGGCAGCCGGTACCTTTCCCAATAATACCCTGGAATATCTGCCGGTGAATTGCCAGCACTGTGACAACCCGGCCTGTGTGAAAGCCTGCCCAGTTGGTGCTACCTATAAACGGAAAGAAGATGGACTGGTCATTCAAGACTATGATAAATGCATTGGCTGCCGTTACTGTATGGTGGCTTGCCCTTATAGCGGCGTTCGTCAATTTAACTGGAAAAAGCCGGACTATTACGTGGACTTTGCGATAGGGGATGCCAACATCACCCCCCATCAATACAATACCGTATCCAAATGCACCTTCTGTGTTCATCGACTGGCTGAAGGGAAAAGACCGGCCTGCATGGAGCTATGCATCGGTCGAGCCCGCTACTTTGGGGACCTTGATGATCCGGAAAGTGAAGTAAGCAAAGCGCTCCAAGGTCGCAGTTATTTCCACTTGCTCGAAGAAAAGGGTACCAAGCCCAATATTTACTATTTAACTTAA